From the genome of Chloroflexota bacterium, one region includes:
- the istB gene encoding IS21-like element helper ATPase IstB produces MLNEPTMDKLMALRLNALAAAWTEQQRSPESNSLCFDERLGLLVDAEWLDRQNKRLGRVLREAKLRLGHACIEDIDYPARRQLDRALVRQLATCTWVEQHHNVVITGPTGVGKTYLACALAQQACRKGYRALYRRVPRLFDELTLARADGTYPRLLTRLARIDVLVLDDWGLAPLADLQRRDLLEIIDDRHGNRSTILSSQIPVGNWHDHLGDPTIADAICDRLLHNAHPLVLQGPSRRKESPGKD; encoded by the coding sequence ATGCTGAACGAACCGACGATGGACAAGCTGATGGCCCTGCGCCTGAACGCACTGGCAGCGGCCTGGACGGAGCAGCAGCGAAGCCCGGAGAGCAACAGCCTCTGCTTTGATGAGCGGCTCGGGCTCCTGGTCGATGCCGAGTGGCTCGACCGCCAGAACAAGCGCCTGGGCCGCGTGCTGCGCGAGGCGAAGCTGCGACTCGGCCATGCCTGCATCGAGGACATCGACTACCCGGCCCGGCGTCAGCTGGACCGTGCCCTCGTACGCCAGCTCGCGACCTGCACCTGGGTCGAGCAGCATCACAACGTGGTCATCACCGGACCCACCGGCGTCGGGAAGACCTACCTTGCCTGCGCACTCGCGCAGCAGGCCTGTCGCAAGGGCTACCGGGCCCTCTACCGCCGCGTCCCGCGCCTGTTCGACGAGCTCACGCTCGCCCGCGCCGATGGGACCTACCCGCGCCTGCTCACCCGCCTGGCCCGCATCGACGTGCTCGTCCTCGACGACTGGGGGCTCGCGCCCCTGGCCGACCTCCAGCGCCGCGATCTGCTCGAGATCATCGACGACCGCCACGGCAACCGGTCCACGATCCTCTCCAGCCAGATCCCCGTCGGCAACTGGCATGACCACCTCGGCGACCCGACCATCGCCGATGCCATCTGCGACCG